A window of Geoalkalibacter sp. contains these coding sequences:
- the gcvH gene encoding glycine cleavage system protein GcvH has product MEFPEDLKYTEEHEWVLVEGDLVTIGITDFAQDSLGDVVFVELPEVGVKVEAGKPFGVVESVKAVSDIYAPVTGEVVEVNEELPETPEVLNTSPYEDGWMIKVRVSDPGELDELLDADEYREFIEED; this is encoded by the coding sequence ATGGAATTCCCCGAGGATCTCAAGTACACGGAAGAACACGAGTGGGTGCTGGTCGAAGGTGATCTGGTCACCATCGGCATCACCGATTTCGCCCAGGATTCCCTGGGTGACGTGGTGTTCGTCGAACTGCCCGAGGTGGGCGTGAAGGTCGAGGCGGGCAAGCCCTTCGGCGTGGTCGAGTCGGTCAAGGCGGTGTCCGATATCTACGCACCGGTGACCGGGGAGGTCGTCGAGGTCAATGAAGAGTTGCCCGAAACGCCCGAAGTGCTCAACACCTCGCCCTATGAGGACGGCTGGATGATCAAGGTCCGCGTCAGCGATCCGGGCGAACTCGACGAGCTGCTCGACGCCGACGAATATCGCGAATTCATCGAAGAGGATTAG
- a CDS encoding methylenetetrahydrofolate reductase, with the protein MSQLSEKLAAGEFVVTAEIAPPKGVSLEQELSLAQTLAPLVTAINVTDNQGANLRMAPLAAAALLRQRGIEPILQMTCRDRNRMALQSDLLAAAALGIENLLLLSGDHPRFGDHPQARPVFDLDSVQLLQAARTLMAGEDLSGRPLQSSPVFFAGAAVAPEAEPFELMMQKVHKKAASGARFFQTQAGFREAPLLRFMEEAKPLGVPVILGVLLLKNARMARYLNDHIPGVRVPEEIIARLESAADPLALGIELARDLVALARRHCQGVHLMTLGCEDRIPRILC; encoded by the coding sequence ATGTCGCAGCTCTCTGAAAAACTTGCCGCCGGCGAGTTCGTCGTGACCGCCGAGATCGCCCCGCCCAAGGGAGTTTCCCTGGAGCAGGAACTGAGTTTGGCGCAGACTCTTGCGCCGCTGGTCACGGCGATCAACGTCACCGACAATCAGGGCGCCAACCTGCGCATGGCGCCTCTGGCCGCAGCGGCGCTGCTACGGCAACGCGGCATCGAGCCGATCCTGCAGATGACCTGCCGCGACCGCAACCGCATGGCGCTCCAGTCCGATCTGCTCGCCGCGGCGGCGTTGGGCATCGAGAACCTGCTGCTGCTCTCCGGCGATCATCCCCGTTTCGGCGACCATCCCCAGGCGCGTCCCGTTTTCGATCTGGACTCGGTTCAACTGCTCCAGGCCGCGCGGACCCTCATGGCCGGAGAGGATCTGTCCGGCCGTCCCCTGCAAAGCTCTCCCGTTTTTTTTGCCGGCGCCGCCGTCGCACCGGAAGCCGAACCCTTTGAACTGATGATGCAGAAGGTGCACAAAAAGGCCGCCTCCGGCGCCCGGTTCTTTCAGACCCAGGCGGGATTTCGCGAAGCCCCCCTGCTGCGTTTCATGGAAGAGGCGAAGCCTCTGGGCGTCCCGGTGATTCTCGGTGTTCTGCTGCTCAAAAACGCGCGCATGGCGCGCTATCTCAACGACCACATCCCCGGCGTGCGGGTTCCCGAGGAGATCATCGCGCGGCTCGAGAGCGCGGCCGATCCCCTCGCCCTTGGCATCGAGCTGGCCCGCGACCTGGTGGCCCTGGCCCGGCGTCATTGTCAGGGCGTGCATCTGATGACCCTGGGGTGCGAGGATAGGATTCCGCGGATTCTCTGCTAA
- the gcvT gene encoding glycine cleavage system aminomethyltransferase GcvT: protein MLKRTPLYPAHRELGARMVEFGGWEMPVQYRGVIEEHLAVRHAAGLFDVSHMGEIEVKGPQAEAFLQELCINDVHRLVNGQAQYSAMCYPTGGVVDDLLIYRFDGEHFLLCVNAANTDKDFAWIEEVLGDCDFSAVKCRNVSADFAQLALQGPAAATLLARLTDTALERITGYHFYEGLVARVPCIISRTGYTGEDGFELYCHPEAALTLWRSLLEVGGDDGLLPAGLGARDTLRLEMKYPLYGHELSPEISPLEAGLGWITRLEKPSFIGREALLRQQQAGIPRRLVGLALTEAGVPRAGYPVFHQGEAVGVVTSGTLSPSLRQGIAIALVRGDLGRVGTPMEIGIRQRRVAAEIVKTPFVRK, encoded by the coding sequence ATGCTCAAGCGCACCCCTTTATACCCTGCGCATCGCGAGTTGGGCGCGCGCATGGTGGAATTCGGCGGCTGGGAGATGCCCGTGCAGTACCGCGGCGTCATCGAGGAACATCTGGCGGTGCGTCATGCGGCCGGGCTGTTCGATGTCTCCCACATGGGCGAAATCGAAGTCAAGGGGCCGCAGGCCGAGGCCTTCCTGCAGGAACTCTGCATCAACGACGTCCACCGCCTGGTTAACGGCCAAGCCCAGTACAGCGCCATGTGCTATCCCACGGGCGGGGTGGTGGATGATCTGCTGATTTATCGCTTCGACGGCGAGCACTTTCTGCTGTGCGTCAATGCCGCCAATACGGACAAGGATTTCGCCTGGATCGAGGAGGTCTTGGGCGACTGCGATTTTTCGGCGGTCAAATGCCGAAACGTCAGCGCCGATTTCGCGCAGCTTGCCCTGCAGGGGCCGGCGGCCGCGACCCTTCTCGCGCGCCTGACCGACACGGCCTTGGAGCGCATCACCGGCTATCATTTCTATGAGGGGTTGGTGGCGCGGGTGCCGTGTATCATCTCGCGCACCGGCTATACGGGCGAGGACGGGTTCGAGCTCTACTGCCATCCCGAGGCCGCCCTCACCCTATGGCGCAGCCTGCTTGAAGTCGGCGGCGACGATGGCTTGCTGCCTGCGGGACTGGGGGCGCGCGACACCCTGCGCCTCGAAATGAAATACCCCCTCTACGGTCATGAGCTGAGTCCGGAGATTTCTCCCCTCGAAGCCGGTCTCGGCTGGATCACGCGCCTGGAAAAGCCCAGCTTCATCGGCCGCGAGGCTCTGTTGCGCCAGCAGCAGGCGGGAATCCCCCGGCGGCTGGTGGGCTTGGCTCTGACTGAGGCGGGAGTGCCGCGGGCGGGCTACCCCGTTTTTCACCAGGGAGAGGCGGTTGGGGTGGTCACCAGCGGCACCCTTTCGCCCAGCCTGCGTCAGGGAATCGCCATCGCCTTGGTGCGCGGGGATCTGGGGCGCGTGGGTACGCCCATGGAAATCGGCATCCGTCAGCGGCGGGTGGCGGCGGAAATCGTCAAGACCCCTTTTGTGCGCAAATAG
- a CDS encoding methylenetetrahydrofolate reductase C-terminal domain-containing protein: MIISRQKDKRELLHHLDGKHKLFLVGCGACATACKAGGEDELFQMQEWLALHQREVTGSLVIEEACHIMRAARDLRQHRVAVEEADALLVLTCGAGVQSISSNTEKRVIGALDSLFLGNVRRLGQYEEKCSLCGDCILNETAGICPVTTCAKGLLNGPCGGMEEGRCEADRERDCAWLLIYQRLTRQGRRGVFARVVPNKDWSRRHQPGKHRV, translated from the coding sequence ATGATCATCAGCCGACAGAAGGACAAGCGCGAACTGCTGCACCATCTCGACGGCAAGCACAAGCTGTTTCTGGTCGGCTGCGGCGCCTGCGCCACGGCCTGCAAGGCCGGCGGCGAGGATGAACTCTTTCAGATGCAGGAATGGCTTGCGCTGCACCAACGCGAGGTGACGGGCAGCCTGGTGATCGAGGAAGCCTGCCACATCATGCGCGCCGCCCGTGATCTGCGCCAGCATCGCGTCGCCGTCGAAGAGGCCGATGCGCTGCTGGTCCTGACCTGCGGCGCGGGTGTTCAGTCGATTTCCAGCAATACGGAAAAACGCGTCATCGGCGCCCTCGATTCCCTGTTTCTCGGCAACGTGCGCCGCCTTGGTCAGTACGAGGAAAAATGCTCTTTGTGCGGCGACTGCATTCTCAACGAAACCGCTGGCATCTGCCCCGTCACCACCTGTGCCAAGGGGCTGCTCAACGGGCCCTGCGGAGGCATGGAGGAGGGGCGCTGCGAGGCGGACCGCGAGCGCGACTGCGCCTGGCTGCTGATCTATCAGCGGCTCACGCGCCAGGGACGTCGCGGAGTGTTTGCCCGGGTGGTGCCCAACAAGGACTGGAGCCGTCGCCACCAACCGGGCAAGCACCGGGTGTGA
- a CDS encoding FmdB family zinc ribbon protein, producing MPIYEYQCKACGEVFEARQKFSDPPLRACKHCGAEDVAKLISQTAFSLKGGGWYQQGYGNAAQPAACAASSGGGCGGCPKAANE from the coding sequence ATGCCCATCTACGAATACCAGTGCAAAGCCTGCGGCGAAGTTTTCGAGGCCCGGCAGAAGTTTTCCGATCCGCCGTTGCGCGCCTGCAAGCACTGCGGCGCCGAGGATGTCGCCAAGCTCATCTCCCAGACCGCGTTTTCCCTCAAGGGCGGCGGCTGGTACCAGCAGGGCTACGGCAACGCCGCCCAGCCCGCGGCCTGCGCGGCGAGCAGCGGCGGCGGTTGCGGCGGCTGTCCCAAGGCCGCCAACGAGTAG
- the gcvPA gene encoding aminomethyl-transferring glycine dehydrogenase subunit GcvPA, with amino-acid sequence MRFIPHTPGDVRQMLAVIGAGDVEELFCEVPAALRLQRPLDLPAARSEAELLAELAQLARRNATAETHRLFLGGGAYSHFIPAVVDHLISRSEFYTAYTPYQPEISQGTLQAIFEFQTLICQLTGMDVANASMYDGASACAEAVLMACRATRRARVLLAASLHPDYRATVATYCRYLDVELVEVPFDETGRTDPAALAARMDEGCAALVLGYPNFFGVIEDLAGAARLSAACGARLVAAVQEPLALGLLKSPGELGADIVVGEGQSFGLPLSFGGPYLGFFAARNQDLRNLPGRLVGETVDHQGRRGFVLTLATREQHIRREKATSNICSNQGLCALAATIYLALFGRRGLRELAEHNFAKAAYARERIAALPGFRLPFSGPVFNEFVVEAPLPAVEVLRRVQAQDILGGIPLARWYPRLPQSFVVCVTEQNRREDIDALCAVLSGGAP; translated from the coding sequence ATGCGCTTCATTCCTCATACCCCGGGGGACGTGCGGCAGATGCTGGCCGTGATCGGCGCGGGGGACGTCGAGGAGCTGTTTTGCGAGGTTCCCGCCGCCCTGCGCCTCCAGCGTCCCCTTGACCTTCCCGCGGCGCGCAGCGAGGCCGAATTGCTCGCCGAGCTGGCGCAGTTGGCGCGGCGCAATGCCACCGCCGAAACCCATCGCCTGTTTCTCGGCGGCGGCGCCTACAGCCATTTCATCCCCGCGGTCGTCGACCATCTCATCTCGCGCAGCGAATTCTACACCGCCTACACGCCCTATCAGCCCGAAATCAGCCAAGGGACCCTGCAGGCCATCTTCGAGTTCCAGACGCTGATCTGTCAGCTCACCGGCATGGATGTGGCCAACGCCTCCATGTACGACGGCGCTTCGGCCTGCGCCGAGGCGGTGCTCATGGCCTGTCGCGCGACGCGTCGCGCGCGGGTGCTGCTTGCCGCCTCCCTGCACCCTGATTATCGCGCGACGGTGGCGACCTATTGCCGCTACCTCGATGTGGAGCTGGTCGAGGTGCCCTTCGACGAGACGGGGCGCACCGACCCGGCTGCGCTGGCGGCGCGAATGGACGAGGGCTGCGCCGCCCTGGTGCTGGGCTATCCCAATTTCTTCGGCGTCATCGAGGATCTGGCGGGGGCCGCGCGGCTCAGCGCCGCCTGTGGGGCGCGGCTCGTCGCCGCAGTGCAGGAGCCCCTGGCCCTGGGCCTGCTCAAATCCCCGGGGGAGCTGGGTGCCGACATCGTGGTGGGCGAAGGGCAGAGCTTCGGCTTGCCCTTGTCCTTCGGCGGTCCCTATCTGGGGTTTTTCGCCGCGCGCAATCAGGATCTGCGCAACCTGCCCGGGCGCCTGGTGGGGGAGACCGTCGACCATCAAGGGCGGCGCGGGTTTGTCCTGACCCTGGCGACGCGCGAGCAGCATATCCGCCGGGAAAAGGCCACCTCCAATATCTGCTCCAATCAAGGGCTCTGCGCGCTTGCCGCGACCATTTACCTGGCGCTTTTCGGGCGGCGCGGTCTGCGCGAACTGGCCGAGCACAACTTCGCCAAGGCCGCCTACGCCCGCGAGCGCATCGCCGCGCTGCCGGGTTTTCGTCTGCCGTTCAGCGGGCCGGTGTTCAACGAGTTCGTCGTCGAGGCACCGCTACCAGCCGTCGAGGTACTGCGCCGCGTTCAGGCGCAAGACATTCTCGGCGGCATTCCCCTGGCGCGCTGGTATCCGCGCCTGCCCCAGAGTTTTGTGGTGTGCGTGACCGAGCAGAACCGGCGCGAGGACATCGACGCCCTGTGCGCCGTACTGAGCGGAGGTGCCCCATGA
- the folD gene encoding bifunctional methylenetetrahydrofolate dehydrogenase/methenyltetrahydrofolate cyclohydrolase FolD, giving the protein MARIIDGKAIAAAIREQIKTETAELKKNGVTPGLAVVLVGEDPASRVYVTMKEKACAEAGIFSDEHKLPAETSEARLLALIDQLNRDERIDGILVQLPLPGHINETRVLEAISPLKDVDGFHPYNVGRLATGNPLFQPCTPYGIMKMLEHTGTDLTGKDVVVVGRSNIVGKPVALMCLAKHATVTLCHSRTRDLAAKVRAADVVIAAVGRAEMVKGDWIKEGAVVIDVGINRVGEKKLVGDVEYEAAAQRAGAITPVPGGVGPMTIAMLLQNTLESAQRRARR; this is encoded by the coding sequence GTGGCACGGATCATCGATGGAAAGGCGATTGCCGCCGCAATTCGCGAGCAGATCAAGACCGAAACGGCGGAGCTGAAAAAAAACGGCGTGACTCCCGGCCTGGCCGTGGTGCTGGTGGGCGAGGATCCGGCCAGCCGCGTCTATGTGACCATGAAGGAAAAAGCCTGCGCCGAAGCGGGCATCTTCTCCGACGAGCACAAGCTGCCCGCCGAAACCAGCGAGGCGCGACTGCTTGCGCTGATCGACCAGCTCAATCGCGACGAGCGCATCGACGGCATCCTCGTGCAGTTGCCCCTGCCCGGCCATATTAATGAAACGCGCGTCCTCGAAGCCATTTCCCCGCTCAAGGACGTCGACGGCTTTCATCCCTACAACGTCGGGCGCCTGGCCACCGGCAATCCCCTGTTTCAGCCCTGCACGCCTTACGGCATCATGAAAATGCTCGAGCACACCGGCACCGATCTCACCGGCAAGGACGTGGTGGTGGTGGGACGTTCCAATATCGTCGGCAAGCCCGTGGCCCTCATGTGTCTTGCCAAGCACGCGACCGTGACCCTGTGTCATTCCCGCACCCGGGATCTGGCCGCCAAGGTGCGCGCCGCCGATGTGGTGATCGCCGCCGTCGGCCGCGCGGAGATGGTCAAGGGCGACTGGATCAAGGAGGGTGCCGTGGTCATCGACGTCGGCATCAATCGCGTCGGCGAGAAAAAGCTGGTGGGCGATGTGGAATACGAAGCGGCCGCCCAGCGCGCCGGGGCCATCACCCCGGTGCCGGGCGGCGTTGGTCCCATGACCATAGCCATGCTTTTGCAGAACACCTTGGAAAGCGCCCAGCGTCGCGCCCGTCGCTGA
- the gcvPB gene encoding aminomethyl-transferring glycine dehydrogenase subunit GcvPB, protein MSQVGTRGLQLNEKLLFEHSDKGRKGYSLPVLDVPAAQCPSDLAREDIPGFPELSELDVVRHFTRLSTWNYGVDTGCYPLGSCTMKYNPKVNETACRLPGFAGVHPHAPEDLAQGALELMYQLQEDLAEISGLPAVTLQPGAGAHGELAGMLMIRAWHEGRGEKRRKVLIPDTAHGTNPATAALCGYQVVPLASDGVLRAATVAAAMDADVAAIMITNPNTLGLFEGEIGEICRIVHEGGGLVYCDGANLNALLGISRPGDVGIDVMHFNLHKTFATPHGGGGPGAGPVGVTAELAPFLPAPVVVRDATQYRLDFDRPRSVGTLKGFYGHFGVLVRAFAYIRSLGPQGLRRATEMAVLNANYVRARLDPVYHLPFANRSLHEVVFSDRNLGGGCRTLDLAKRLIDYGFHPPTIYFPLVVAGAIMIEPTESESLESLDEFCEAMLSIAEEAESQPELLKEAPRRTRLGRLDETTAARRPRLRWEKSG, encoded by the coding sequence ATGAGTCAGGTGGGAACGCGCGGTCTGCAACTCAATGAAAAGCTGCTCTTCGAGCATTCGGACAAGGGGCGCAAGGGCTACAGCCTGCCCGTTCTCGACGTGCCCGCGGCACAATGCCCAAGCGACCTGGCGCGCGAGGACATCCCCGGATTTCCGGAGCTCTCGGAGCTTGACGTGGTGCGCCATTTCACGCGTCTGTCCACCTGGAATTACGGCGTCGATACGGGCTGCTATCCCCTGGGCAGCTGCACCATGAAATACAATCCCAAGGTCAATGAGACAGCCTGTCGGCTGCCGGGCTTCGCCGGAGTCCACCCTCATGCGCCCGAGGATCTGGCGCAGGGCGCCCTGGAACTCATGTATCAGTTGCAGGAGGATCTGGCCGAGATCTCCGGCCTGCCCGCCGTCACCCTGCAACCCGGCGCCGGCGCCCACGGCGAACTGGCGGGGATGCTCATGATTCGCGCCTGGCACGAGGGGCGCGGCGAGAAGCGTCGCAAGGTGCTGATTCCCGATACCGCTCACGGCACCAATCCCGCCACGGCCGCGCTGTGCGGCTACCAGGTGGTGCCCCTGGCGAGCGACGGGGTGCTGCGCGCCGCCACCGTCGCGGCGGCGATGGACGCCGACGTGGCAGCCATCATGATCACCAATCCCAACACCCTGGGGCTCTTTGAAGGCGAGATCGGCGAGATCTGCCGCATCGTCCACGAGGGCGGCGGGCTGGTCTATTGCGACGGCGCCAATCTCAACGCCCTTCTGGGAATTTCGCGCCCCGGCGATGTGGGCATCGACGTCATGCATTTCAACCTGCACAAGACCTTCGCCACGCCCCACGGCGGCGGCGGACCCGGCGCCGGGCCGGTCGGGGTGACGGCGGAGCTGGCGCCTTTTCTGCCGGCGCCGGTGGTGGTGCGTGACGCAACACAATATCGTCTCGATTTCGACCGGCCGCGCAGTGTCGGCACCCTGAAGGGATTTTACGGCCATTTCGGCGTGCTGGTGCGCGCCTTTGCCTATATCCGCAGCCTGGGGCCGCAGGGCCTGCGCCGCGCCACGGAGATGGCGGTGCTCAACGCCAATTACGTGCGAGCGCGTCTCGACCCTGTCTATCACCTGCCTTTCGCCAATCGCTCATTGCACGAGGTGGTGTTCAGCGACCGCAACCTGGGGGGCGGCTGCCGCACCCTCGATTTGGCCAAGCGGCTTATCGACTACGGCTTTCATCCGCCGACCATCTATTTCCCGCTGGTGGTCGCCGGGGCCATCATGATCGAGCCCACGGAAAGCGAAAGTCTAGAATCCCTGGATGAATTCTGCGAGGCGATGCTGAGCATCGCCGAGGAGGCCGAATCGCAGCCCGAATTGCTCAAAGAGGCGCCGCGCCGCACGCGCCTCGGGCGGCTCGATGAAACCACGGCGGCGCGTCGGCCGCGATTGCGCTGGGAGAAATCCGGGTAG